The window cccttaccatagctccacaaaactaccctgcacccatcctcgccgcaccaatatctcttgctgacacaatctccgacgtcagcccctacatccccatagttcttgatctcgccgcccacaactactaccattggagacatctcttcgatctccacctcggccgctgcaacctgcgctcgcatgtcgccgccaactgtcttccccgccccgacgatccgcaatggttgaaagacgatcttgcgatcgtccagtggttctacacccgcatcaccaccgaaatcttcaacatgctcgatcacgacggcgccaccgctgccaatatctggcactccctccgtcagctcttccaaagcaacaccgacgctcggaaaaacgctctccacaccgagcttcgcaatatggtgcaaggagacgccccggtgaacctgttctgccagcgcgttaagaccattggtgatgagctccgcgaactcggcgatacagttagcgactcacagctaatcaatatcgtcgtcgtcggcctcagcgaagactttgacaagcaagcctcgttcataccgatgatacggccccctcctaccttcgctgatgttcgttccttgctacaactcgcggcggaaacacaagctcgcaaggactctcgccccaaggtctttcatgctgcggctcatcctcctctgccgtctacaccagcgccgccttccaggccggctcctgccaccgggccgtccgcatcgtcatctgttcaaccgcccccaggctggcgtcctagtccgaactaccgcggcaaaaaccctatctacaggccgccgtcgactcgttcagttccgcctacgacatcaccagcaccgagtcctgcaccacccaccagtgctccatctgcggttgcatggcggcttcctcatgatccttggacggggcttgttcaagcatggcccatgccctggtccgctccgtccaccctcggtgctccgccggcatactcaggtgcctggcaacccggccttcggccgcctactggtgctcccggggttctcaacccccgacagccggccaatgcctatcacgccgccccgacgtatgctccttatggtcattacagcaccgacggcggcgcctactacacacctcagccggccgtgctcccgacgccacccccatcacagccggccaatgcctactacactccccagccggccctactgccttcaccatcgtatccgccggcactgcttccgacgccaccctcacctgcgacgccgagctgggatcaagctgcctttctccaggccatgaataactttgctgcacaaggaaactcaggtacggattggatctttgattcaggggcctctagtcatatgtctgcatctagtaattggttatcttcttgcactaaatctcctttcccttccattatccttggagatggatcatctattcctatatattgtgttggtcaggctcaacttccctcttccaccaaacctcttttatttcgcgatgttctagttgcacccgccctcattaaaaatcttatctctgttcgccaatttacttgcgacaatcttgtttcggctgaatttgacccttttggtttatctgtgaaggattacctgaccaaggccgagatcgctcgcttcaatagctccggtgatctttattctcttaatggagttcctgccgccacccctccaacatccatgctggcctccgtcgatctctggcatcgtcgcttgggccatcccaaccccgccgtcttagcttctatacttagtgaatttaccataccatgtaatagggactctcataattctgtgttttgcgagtcttgtcaattaggcaaacatgtgcgtcttccctttagttcctctagttcttgtagcacttatccctttgaattaatacattgtgatttatggacctctcccattgcaagtgtttcgggttttaaatactaccttgttatcctagatgatttcacccactttgtctggacttttcctctacgcaacaaatccgaggtccattctcttttccttaattttcaacgctatgtgtctgttcacttcttcctcccaattcgctttatccaatgtgacaatggtcgcgagtttgataacattaaaaatcgtactttcttcttacaacatggcatcctgcttaggttctcatgtccctacacctcccctcaaaatggtaaagcagaacgctctcttcgcaccctcaatgatatagttcgcactctcctcattcaatcatctatgcctcccaagttttgggctgaagccctacacatggccaccttccttctaaatattcgaccttccaaaactaaacccaacactactccctattattccctctttctttcccaccccgactactccgcggttcgtgttttcggctgtctctgttttcccaatgcctacgccacttctgcaaataaattgtcaccacgctctatcccatgtgcttttctcggcttctctgacgagcacaaaggctatcgctgtctcgaccttcacaccggacacgttcatgtctctcgtcatgtcacgtttgctgagcacatttttcctttctcacaacgcactactacaccatccaacacccctagctccgcaaacaccccctctccccgtcctttccaactatatactcccctacctgccgaacacaacttataccaccaccattaacacccaccatagccaatcccaaccatacaacacccccgacccctgctcccgccccaacacccccggcccctactcccactccaccacccagccctgctcccactccactACCCATccctactccttcgtccgactcttccgctgcgccggactcaccagtacccaccttaccccctcgtgctattcctacagcagccccgattaatgatcatcacatgcgtactagggccaaatcaggatttcatcaaccccaagaccgcctaaaccttcatacctccgtatctctcacttctcttccaaagaattacaaaactgctctacttgatcccaattgggccgctgccatgcaagaagaatataatgctttacttcaaaacaacacctggcaacttgttcctcgtcctcccaatacaaatattgtttctggcaaatggatttttcgccaaaagttccactccgatgggagcctctcacgatataaagccaggggggtttgtcgtggcttttctcagcaacaagaaattgattacgaagaaaccttctctcctgttgttaaacctagcaccattcgcaccgttcttagtgttgttgtctcctcttcatggcccattcaccaacttgatgttaaaaatgctttcctccatggttcccttcaagaaactgtctactgccagcaacctctgggttttgaaaatccatcctttccaaatcatgtatgtcttcttcagaaatctctctacggtcttaaccaggccccacgagcttggtttcaacgcttctcctccttcattcaaacaataggcttcactccatctctctccgacacctctctttttgtgtatcatcaaacttcggacactgcctatttacttctctatgtagatgatatcattcttaccgcctcctctcaaaagttcttagatcatattgtctctcttcttagatctgaattttctatgactgacctaggactccttcatcatttcttaggcattgctgttgttcgagattcctccagcctttttctttcccaacgccagtatattcttgatcttcttaatcgtgctggtatgcttgactgtcaatcatctcgcactcctgtcgatactagttttaaactttcggctaccggtgaacccttttccgatcctactctctatcgtagcctaacaggtgctctccaatatctcaccattactcgtcctgaaatctcttttgctgttcaacaagcatgtctctatatgcatgatccccgggttcctcactataatcatgttaaacgcattcttcggtatttaaaaggaactctcaatcatggtctccacctcaataattcttctccaaactcgcttaccgcatactctgatgcagactgggctggttgtcctgacactcaaaggtccacttccggtttttgtgtttttcttggtaacaatttgatttcttggtcttcgaaaagacaggttacagtctcacgttcgtcgaccgaggctgagtatcgcgctgtggcacatgccgttgcagatacaatctggattcgcagttactctccgagctacacaggcctattgagcaggccactattgtctactgtgacaacatatcagcagtctacatgaccagcaatccagttcaacaccgatgcacaaagcatattgagattgatattcattttgttcgtgaaaaggttgctcttggtcaggttcgggtgcttcatgttccctctacggctcagtttgctgacattttcaccaaggcactgcctactaagccgtttcaggatatctgtttcagtctcaacgtcgtcgagcctgccgttgatactgcggggggatgttagagtagtcattatggtatacgacttctagtccaagtcagttttgtacccctaccccaagtcggtttgtaccctcttatatactcttgtatgccgcaccaaatcatcaataagaaatagttttattcagctttcaagTTCAACGGTTCAATAGAAATATAAATTCAAGACGGCATCAAGCATAACATCAGCAGTTCGGCACTTAAGTTCAGTAACAACGGCAGCATGTCCATAGTCCATTACATGCATCACAAAGTCTTCAGAATTCATTTGTCAAAAGCACACAGGAAAGGATAGAATCATGAGCGCCAAAAGGAACTTCATAGAGAAACCCACAAGCTTACATGTCAGAAGCAAAACTCATGTCCTGTCCTCGTTGTCGTCGTCACTTTCTGAAGCAGAGGAAGCAGAGAGCAGATCTTCTTGAGGAGTAACAtggatcatcatcttcttcttcttaccATAGACACCCCTCTTCCTTTTAAGTGGATTAATAGCAGAAGTTCCTGGTCTAGCATGCGGGCTTGCATATGAAATTTCTTGATCTTGATCTTCACCTTCAACTTGTTCTTCATCACCATTTGGCACCACACCAGTGATCCATTCATTCTCATCATCTTCTAAAACATCTACCACCTGCTTCTCAATGGGGTCCTTGCGTTTGTTTACTTTCTTGTCCTTCAGTTTGGGGTTTAACATGATGAAAACAAGGTCACTTGTCTTGCCATGCAGCAGCCTGCTGCGTCTCTTTGTGTGAACCTACCAAATGAACAAATGAAGAGTGTGAACCTACAAAATGATCAAATCAAGATCTCAAGGGCTGCAGCAAGCATAACATCACCATATAAATAGAAGAAGTATAATAGAGGTCAATAGAAGTTTAGTTGATAAATATAAATATAAATCTAAATTCAACCTCAAGATCTACAGCAAGCATAACATCACTAGTTCTGCACTTAAGTTCATATAGAAATTGAAAGCATCACAAAGGCTTCAAAATGGAATGAACAATGCATTTAAGTGGAAAGAAGGAACAATATACTTACTAGATCAAATACACTCCAGTTCGTCTCACAAGCAGAGGAACTACATGTCAAACCAAGAATCCTTCCAGCCAAGATCCTTAGTTTTGGAGCAATTGTCCCATGGTTCATCCACCATTTAGCTTCAACATAAGACAAGTGGGACATGTTAGGGAACTTTGGGCAGGATAACAAAATAAGAAACAACAATTAGGCAACCAATTACCTGGATCAAACCTTTTGTTTTTCCTTTGACGTACAGCAATTTCCCTTCCAAAAGACCCTATCCCCTCATGATAGTGGTCAGTCTCATCGATTAATTCTTCTTGCATGATAGGATCTTCAACCATCTTTGAAATACAAGTTATCAGCCCTTCTTTGAAACTACCATCGATCTCAATATCAAGCTTGTTTGGATAATAATAGTATGGGTTCAAGTAGTATCCAGCCATATGTAATGCAGTCTTCAACTTGTTGTCCCATCTCTTGTCAATGATATCCCACACTTCCAGAAAGCGAGACTTGTCATTGTCAAACCTCACGGAGATCTCTTTCTTTGCATCCAACATACAACCATGAAGAAGACCCATTGCCGGAACATCGCTATCCATCCTCCTCAAAACATTTGCCAATGGCTCAAAGAAATTGACAGCGGTATCTACTGCTTTCCAAAAAAATTCCGAGCGAATGATTTTAGCTGTGTTCTTCCCCTTTGCCTTTCTTAGGTGGTCCATTTCATTGAGTTCATCGGACCTGAACAACTTTTGTAGCTCTTTTTTGTTGTCCTGCAAACTCTTCAAGTTCAAATATGCTGGTGCAAACCTAGTAATACCAGAGCGGACTAGGTCTTTTACAAGAAATTTTCTCATCAATGCCAAAACTCTTGTATGCGCATAAATGAACACAGCCACAGGCTTTCCTTTGGCAATGGTTTGATCGATTATAGGAAGCTTCCCTATGTCCTCCAACATCAAATCAATTGTGTGGGCTGCACAACCATTCCAAAATAGGGAGGGCAGCTTCACTTTCATCatcgctgctgctgctatattGACTGAGGCATTATCCATTACAACTTGAACTACATTCTTCTCCCCAATTTCTTCTATGCATCTATCAACAAGCTCAAATATTATCTTGCCATCTTTTCTCACATCTGAACAGTCCACAGAATCAACAAATACAACACAATAGGCACTATGAACTACCAAAGTCATCACTCCCCTTCCTCTTTTGTCTGTCCATGCATCTGTCATGACGGTACATCCAGTGAGCTTCCATGCTTCTTTATGTCCAGCAAATCCTTCCTCGACTTTCTTCTTGCTCTTCTGCAAGTAAGGGCCACCCATTTCATAAGGAGTGGGGCCTTTCATGTCTGTCCCGAACGCACCAACCGCTTCAAGCATAAGTTCAAAGCTTGGAAGCAGGACTGCATTGTGGGCAATTCCGGCTTCATAGAAGAACTGACAAACATACTCACAAGCACGAACCCGCTTCTATTCCTTTCTTTGAGTGGACAACTTGGATCGCAACTTTGTAGAAAAGCCTTCCCCCTTCCTTGCGGCCACAACCTCTTCTGTTGACTTGGTGCAAAACTTATCCATAGAACCATATGTGTTACCCTTACTCCATCGTTTCCCTTATAATACAAGCAAACCACCCCCACTATCACCAACCAAGATGTCATCTTCATCAGTGGCCCTAGCATCATCTCCATCCGAAGTGACATCacttcttggccttcttttcctTTGCTTCATCTTTCCTTGAGATCAGCTCCCTCATCTCTTGCTTCACATCAGCCGGAACTTGTTGGCACAAAACGACATTTTGATACTTGATATTTGCAAGGTGGTACTTCATTCGAGTAATACCACCAGAGCACCATGTATACGCGAGGGACTACATCACCGATTTCATGGTCGCCAATAAGGAGAAGGAgacgattctcgtgccttatcatcccataTAAGTCATCTGCAGATActttccttcgatttcaatcattcatctGCACGCGTGGAGGCTAATTTGAgttgtacttattttgcgcagcggcgggcgtgttgtcctcatcatcctttacccCTGATTCTCCCACGCTCTTTTCTTGGAATCGTCGAAGAACCTGaagaaaaaggattacacccacatcaggtctgttctcgacagtgctatcttGAGGTACAGCGtacggggtggagagatcaagacCAGGAGGACAAGGAACCGCGcgcccgccttcggccataagaccaacttctgctgcatccagcaaccgagtgatactcttagtgatggattctatgtcctccATCACTTGCtagagtacagacgggatcagcagaaccttcgcatgtcacctagatccagcgatgcccatattctgcaatgggcaaacaACCTAGCAGATATCCTGGATCATCGACTtggagctgagttctatcacatccagcgtgaactttcccaaatcatcatgaaggaggtcgttggaaaaacagggatgttctacaaAGAATGgaaaatgtcgcgggaagacgtccgaacacgcgtATCGGCTCACAACATGAAGCCTTTCACTTCGCTCAGGGACTATcttccctgacttggatggatggcatgacatgttggagtgattgacAATATATAACAAAGTGTCCATTTAGTCCATAATTTCtctatgacgaaactttgagttatgcacgacgatactttatttgtgatgtaattaaaccgtcctcctcaactagcgaagatcactctagttagggcattttgtgTACGATGAACTTtcttatttatgcttatgatatgttgcttctatttttgtcaagtctgtctctttctgttgctcaactatatatattccatatcatcgactcatgtgacgatggaggtgcatagatcatcgatggcgaagaagtgctatgCCAGGAGTAAACGACGAGTCGCCGGAGTGttaggcccaggtgtaccggtttccgagcgacagccagtagttagtttaggttcatgctagtgcgagagagggatacgaactgaCGCCTCAAGAAGTACTACATTATGTATGATGAGACATGTCATGTAACTTGTATAGCTATATCATGATTATGATGTGACGACAtgatttgtgttggatgatatgatgagactattatgtgtatgatatgatgaGCATATTGCATGTTTATGATATGATTAGAATACTGTTTAAAACCTGTACAAAAACATCGCAAATACGCAGCAAAAAAATATGAGAAAATATAGTAGTAGTGCTCTTTAGCGCTGGATAGgaaaacgctactgctaaagcACTTAGCAGTAGTGCTGGTAAgggaagcgctactgctaagtaggtATAGCATAGCGCGTGTCaagccgcgctactgctaaacgttAGTTGTAGCGCCGTAACAGTAGCGTTGTTCCCCGCGCTATTGACAGGCATtagacccgcgctactgctaggcttttccctagtagtgttcgGTTATTTAAACTTACTGCATCTGTGGCACTACCACATCGGTAGAACCACTATCCCATTTGGGATACAATCATTTGTAATGTGATTAACCATATTGTCCCTACCTCTCACGAATATACGCTGCCGACCAGACGATGGCAACAATTATGAGCAATCCTATAACTGATTTTTACTAAGTATTGAACCACAAACAGTAATTCTCTTCTACTCAATTAACATCGATATTTTCACTCATCCATAGTTGAGGATAATTTTTTTCATAAGTCCAACATGGTATATGTTACCATTAGGAGGTTCTAGTTTGAGAAGTGGTAACGTATATGATTAAACTAGAAGCCCATGATGGTAACATATATCATGTTGAATTTAGGACCGGAATCATCCGAAAGAATGGGTGTGCAACATTTGCTGATGCCAATCACATAGAAGATAGTTACTCAGTAATGTTTTGCTACATAGGAATACATGTTGTAGGTTTGCTCATAAATGTTACAATGGCAGCAAAAATGAGCTATTTTCCTAATTTATGCTGCCATGGCGGCACAAATGTGTCTTTCAGTTGTATCCGTAAATAGTTTGCACTATGTTTAACACTAGATTTAAAAACCATAAATCACATTTAAGTTTAACCATACATAAAAGGCGTTCAACACCAGGTATAACCATAAAGCATCTTTAAGTTTATTTGTAGATCATGTTCAGTTTAATGACACTCTAAAACACCCTcaaatatggaggtgagaaataAAAAAGGCCCTCGAGGTCCATGGTGTAGCACGGCGATCAGCCTATCTCCTATTTCAACGTGGTAGGTCTCAAGAAGTTGCTTCCACCCATTTACGAGGATGCATCCATTGTCTGCTGAAGTCGAGTAGGTGCATGTGAAGTTTGTCTTGTCATGGACAATAATTCGCATATCACCATTAGCAGCCATTTGCTGAGGCACACAGGGTGTTGGGATTTCCTATTGCAAAGGAACGTCATTACAACATAGTCATAGGAATTCTAGTTAATTTATCAAGAGGATATGAACACGAAACTGGATATAATTCTTACCAGGTACTTCTTCTGAATATTCTTCATGCCCAATGTGTGAGCTAGTGGCACGTATGGTCCAACACTTTTTCCAGCACGGTAATGCCTCATGCCTGCATCCATACTGTCCAGAAATCGTATGACTTCGTTCATCTCCTCCAAAGTAACTATGGTGCCAGCAGTATAAAAAATGTTGTCTACCATCCTCTGAGTTTCTCTTGGCACTCGTAAATAACCTTCCCAATTGTGTACAAGCAATATTATAGTTACAATCAGCAACTAATGTTGAGTAATATAAAGGTTTCCATGTATGTTTAACACAAAACTTACATGGAGGAATCATTGGAAGCTTATCCAAATCTACCCAGATGTCACCATTAGTTTGTTGGCCAATATCCGGGGACAGTTCCGTCCCATCCTCCAATTTGTAAGCTTTAGCAAAGTTTCTCCAATTAAGACAATGGAAACCGAAAAAGGTTTGATCTTTCTCATTTTGGATCATAACCTTGAAATAGAAGCCCTGTTTGATCTTGACGAAGGCAGTAGTGGTGCTCTCCTCATCCCTCGTGACGTTCAGCTTCTTTAGTAGTTCAGcccttgcaaagcaagggatgcaCTGATCAAAATTAAAGATAAAAGAAAAGTTTTGCCTGTTAGAATTTTTAATAAATACTTACAAATGAAATATGCAGTAATTCATAAAATAGACCGTCATAATTTTGAAGTCCTCTGTAAGCGTCAGGTAGAAGCAATTGTTGTCAAATCCATCATCGGCGCACAAACTCCTTGTGTCCAAAGAGTTGGGGCTCTCCATTTGCTACATTGACAATGATAGATCTTTAGATCATATTAAAAGTTGCGAATAATAAGTATAAATAATTCTACAAAATTAAATTCACAAGAAAAACTTGCATgaatttttctaaaaaaaatagaCATACTGAGTGTTAGAAATTTGATGAAGCCGAAAGAAATCAGTGTTTCAAACTAAACGTTGGCAATCATTTTGAATACGTGGAACGGAAGACCTAATATTATACTAGTGGCGGGCCGACCTACGAGCCCGCCAGAGGTAGTGCCTACCACACAGCTAACTTGGGGCCAAGTCTGGCCCATATTTTCAATGGTAGTTGAGGAATGATGCCCGCCAAGACAGCTATAGATATCAATGGAGGGCAGCATTTATCGCCTGCTACTATTAAGTTTGACCCACTCGTAACCATGACATACCTCGGACCAGATCACCAGTGGCGGTCGGTGTCCCCCACCGCCGGTCATGGGTACTATGATGTCAATGTCAAGCACTTGTATTTCCGGTGGCGGAAACATGACGATAGCCCCGCGTCGCCCTTCCCCTAGGGCGACTCAGGTGGAACCAagaaacctagccgccgctgccgCGAACTCCCTCCTCATCTCCCTCGACCGTCGCCGGGGGACGCCGCCGGGCTAAGCCCGGGGGCCGACGGTGGTGGCGGGGGATCTCCTCTCTCACGCGTCTTCTGGTTGGGGCGGGACCCCTAGGCGTGTGGCGGCGCGGCCGATCTGGGTTCTGCGACACGGCGGATGGCTGCGGCAGGTGTCGGGCGGCTGGCCTGTCCTCGGACGGCGGCGGCTAGGCACGGTGGGCAACCCAGCCACGGACGGCGGCGTGGGCTGCGGGCGCAGCGGCCGACCTTTTCGGTTGGCGGCGGCGACCAGCTAGGCTGCGGTGTCACGCACACCGCCTTTAGATCGGCGGCGGCAGCATGGAGGGCCCGGTGGTCTCGTCGGCGGCACCTCCGGTCAGATCTGTTCTGACCGATGCGACCGGCGGTGGTGGTCATCTCTTCCGTCATAAGTGGTCGACCTATGGCTGGGTGTTCGAATCTCCGGATCAGTGATCCAGTACTAGCTGCAAGTCGGGGAGACAtagttgccggtgaaaaccgagccggCGGCGGATGATGGCAGCATTCTAtgtcgttaccttgatgaaggcatcatTGTGTGACGTATGTCGACCCGCTCGTACTGCtctgggggaaaccctaggatctggtctTCCATATCGGACGATGGCGGCATTACGGTGgcgtttctctcttgggagcatcgtttgtggagcagtGCTGGTggtcagaggcaggaggtggagcggctttgTCTTGCACGGAGTTTCAatggagatgtcaagtcatgcctggccgacaggtgctacgctttgTCATTCCTGGTCAGCAGGTGCTACGGACGACAGATCTTTCAGAGACTTCAAGTTGTGTCGGCTTGTGGTACTTGGCGGCATGGTGTTGAGGAGTACCGGCATGCTCGGCAGTTCGCGCGCAGGGTGGTGGTGtcgttgggcgccgtggtggcgttGACGGTAGTTAGACCGGGCAAGGATGATGCGTCAGTACAGCTCTAAAGATGGAGTAGTGGCAGTTGGCGGCGGTGGCCTCCGAGAGTGCAGCGGACCGCTGTGTGCCCCATAGACGGCGTGGCTTGGCTGCGAGGCTCGGTTGGGGCCTcaggctttagatgttaggcttggctgcgaggtctatggtattaggcccggactatcaacatcccttcatcagctggataggagtagcgacagttGTCGCCTAGACGATGGCTTCAGACTTACTGTCGTATTTCTTTGTAAAGTcttttgtgaataattaataaaatggatACATGCATCGCTCAGATGCAAAGGCCGGAGGTGATCCTCCTT is drawn from Aegilops tauschii subsp. strangulata cultivar AL8/78 chromosome 1, Aet v6.0, whole genome shotgun sequence and contains these coding sequences:
- the LOC141041396 gene encoding uncharacterized protein — its product is MLEAVGAFGTDMKGPTPYEMGGPYLQKSKKKVEEGFAGHKEAWKLTGCTVMTDAWTDKRGRGVMTLVVHSAYCVVFVDSVDCSDVRKDGKIIFELVDRCIEEIGEKNVVQVVMDNASVNIAAAAMMKVKLPSLFWNGCAAHTIDLMLEDIGKLPIIDQTIAKGKPVAVFIYAHTRVLALMRKFLVKDLVRSGITRFAPAYLNLKSLQDNKKELQKLFRSDELNEMDHLRKAKGKNTAKIIRSEFFWKAVDTAVNFFEPLANVLRRMDSDVPAMGLLHGCMLDAKKEISVRFDNDKSRFLEVWDIIDKRWDNKLKTALHMAGYYLNPYYYYPNKLDIEIDGSFKEGLITCISKMVEDPIMQEELIDETDHYHEGIGSFGREIAVRQRKNKRFDPAKWWMNHGTIAPKLRILAGRILGLTCSSSACETNWSVFDLVHTKRRSRLLHGKTSDLVFIMLNPKLKDKKVNKRKDPIEKQVVDVLEDDENEWITGVVPNGDEEQVEGEDQDQEISYASPHARPGTSAINPLKRKRGVYGKKKKMMIHVTPQEDLLSASSASESDDDNEDRT